A segment of the Sanyastnella coralliicola genome:
ACTCTCGGTTATTCATGTTGAACGGAACAAGAAATACTTCGATTTCTCCTCGGCCAGGAAGATTGGAAAGATTTTTAATGAGCTGAACGCAGATGTAGTTTGGATCCGCGATACCAGAGACATTGATGTCTGCGGCTGGGCAAAACGCTTCTCGAAGCGGAAGTTTAAACTTCTGTACCAACAGGCAATGCAGTTTGGCGTTTCGAAGAAAGACCCAGCACATACCTTCCGATTCCGACAGATTGATATTTGGGTGGCTCCTCTGCCCTTTCTCGCTGATCAAGTGAAGAACATGACGCGATTCCCGAAGGAAAGAATTCACACCATTCCTCTGGCGGTGAATATGGATCGCTTCAAACAGAAGTCAGAGAAAAGTGAGGTCCGTAATGAACTAGGTTTGCCCACAGAAGCGCTTCTTCTCGGGAATATCGGCCGAATTGACCCATTGAAGGGCCAGCAATTCCTCATTGAGTCGTTCATCATTTTGGCCCAAGAACGAGCTGACTTGCACCTTCTCATCATGGGTGATCCAACGAAGAATGAAGGTGATGCGTTCATTCAAAAATTGAAGGCGATTGTCGCTAACGCGGAATTGGATAGTCGTGTGCACTTCCTTCCTCATCGAAGTGACGTCGAAAAGGCATTTGGTGCACTCGACATCTTCGCTATGACCAGTGTGGGGGAAACATTCGGAATGGTCACCATCGAAGCCATGGCCAGTGGGTTGCCGATCATCGGCACCAACACATCAGGTACTCCAGACTTATTAGGTCACGGAGAAATCGGAATGCTCTACACGCCCGGTAACATCGATGCGTTCAACTCTCATGTACGCGCCTTATTCGACAAGGAACTTCGAACAACGCTATCGCGGAAATCGGAAGAAGGCAGTAGACGATTTGAAGAAAGTGTGGTTGTGGAATCGTTGCTGGGAATACTCTGAATCGTGGCTTTCTTATGTGCTCGTGAATCATTTGCTATTTTCACGGCATGCATCTGAAGTACCTTTCAATCTTGACCGCGTTCATCGTAGTCTTTTCATCTTGTGATCCTCATTCCGAATCCAGTGCCTTACTCTACGAAGCTCAGATTGTTATCAAAGAGTATCGGAATAGCAGCAACCAAGAAGCCTTGCTCGATTCTGCACATACTATCCTCGATCACGCTATTGAGTTGAACTCAGAGAACATTGGCGCATGGGAACTAAAATCATGGGTTTCCTTTCAACAAAAGAACTCTGCAGATTTCATTGCTTCCACAAATAAGGTACTGAGCTATTATCATGGTGACCCACAAGCTCATGCGAATGCAGGAAATGCTTTTCTAATGCTAGGAGATGACGCTACAGGATTATCACATCTCGACACGGCACTTACTCTATTTTAGCAGAACACCCTTGAATACCCACATGACCAACAACTCAAGGTGGGCTATTTCAACACACTGGTGTCTGCAGGTAAATTCGCTGAGGCGGATGAATTTGTTCGAACTGAAAGATGGAAACCTTCTCCTGGCCTTACTAATGCCATTGCCACTGGAGGTGCTGAACGACTCGTTCAATCTATTGTAAACGGCAAGGCACATTGGCAAGGTGTCGAAGTAGATGATGCAACAACTCCAGTGATCCCACATTTCCCTGCGATCTTTTTGAAAGAAGAGGCAAGTCCTTTCGAATCAGATGAACTCGTACGCTACCTTCAATTTGGCGCATTGAGTGATCGTGGCCCCTACACGCAGTACATCGAAGTCGAACAAGAAATCAACGAAAAGACCCTTCAAACGTTATCCAAAGAAGGTTTCAACTCCATCTATTTCGTTGTCGATTCGTTGACCTTCGCATACCCTGAACCAGCGCTGCTTTGCAAAAACAGCAAGATTACTGAAGCACTCCCCTTTCAAATCAGGGTTTCAATTCAAGACATGGCAAAGTTGGAAGAAGCCATCAGCATGGGCCTGTTGAGTTGGGATGAGCTGGTGTTGATGGTTGGGGATGATGGGGTTATTTCGATTTAGGGTTAAATGGCTAAATGGCTAAATGGCTAAAGGGCTAAAGGGCTAAAGGTCTTTTATTCGTTCCACATTCCACATTCCACGTTCAACATTCTACGTTCCACGGATACTCTTCTATCAGCAGACGGTGGACGGTGGACGGTGGACGGTGGACGGTGGACGGTGGACGGAGATTAATCACATATCTGGCCAAATGCTCCTAGGAAAATGAGGAGGTCAGCAGCGTTTACGAGTCCATTGTCATCAAGGTCAGCAACGCATTCTTCACCGTTTGGACCAATGCATGTGCCATCATCAATTGTGGCTGATGGGTTGTAATTGTCTGAATTAGGGTTAGTACAACCTAGAATACCTGAAACGATTCCCCAGTTGACTGTTGGTGTTGGCGCTGCACATCCATCGGCAAGTTCAACCACGCAGAAGTACGCTCCTGCTTCAGTAGGCGAAAAGCTTGAACCGTTGGCTCCTGCAATGAGGTTTCCATCTTGGTACCAGTAGTAATTGTCACCGCCTGAAGTAAAGAGAGACACGTCGTTTCCTGAGATTTGAGGATCCAAATCACCACATGGGTCAACGAGTTTATAGATTGTTCCGTTCAGATTGGCAACATAGAGGTCTCCGGCCATGTTTTCTCCAAACGCTACCCAGCCAAATCCTTGTCCGAGTAGAACTTCGTCTTGATCAAAACCTCCACCGTTTGGTGTCAATGCTAAGAAGTCACCAGCGCAGTAATCAGTGAAGAAGTACTTGCCGTACATGTTCGGGAATTCGCTTCCTCGGTAAACGTGACCTCCAGTAATTGAACACCAGTTGTACGGACCACCATGAGACACTTGTGCCACCGGATCAACATACGCCGCAGCACCTGCACACCCCGAAGTGTTATATGGATCTGTTCCTTCGTAACAGCGCCACCCGTAGTTCTCACCTCCTACCGAAGATGCTTCTTGGAAATCAACTTCTTCCCAATCGTTCTGTCCAACATCTCCAATCCATAGGTCTCCTGTCAATCGATCAAAAGAGAACTTCCACGGATTTCTGAAGCCTATAGACCAAATCTCATCCAATACCGTCGCGTCACCCACAAACGGATTCGAAGCTGGAATCGAATAAGGCAAGCCATTATCAATATCCAGTCGTAAAATCTTACCCAGAAGGTTCTGAGGGTTCTGTGCGTAGTTGTTCGGATCTCCTTGTCCGCCACCATCTCCTAGAGCAACGTAAAGGAAACCGTCAGGACCAAATGCAATATGCCCTCCGTTGTGGTTACCCGCAGGTTGATCCACATTGATAATCAGTTCCGCCGAACCGGCATCTGCCACATTAGGGTTGCCAGAAACAGTATAACGCGCCACTTGAGTATCACCCGAACCATCGGTATAGTTCACGAAGAAGAACCCATTGTTCGAATAATCTGGATGGAAAGCTAATCCAAGCAGTCCACGTTCTGAGCCATTGCTAATCAAGCCCCCGATGTCAAGGAAGGTTCCAAGATCATTCCCCATCGCATCATAAACCTCAATATGTCCGAGGTCTTGCTCGATGATAAACAAACGATCATCTCCGCAATGATAAATCCCAACAGGATCATTCATCCCGGTAATGAAAGGTTCCAATTCAATTTCTAAAGGTGAAGGTGATTGCGCAAAAAGGCTCACACTAAGAAAGCATGCCGCAAGGCAAAGGCAAAAGCGATTAAGGTACATGGCTCTGGTTTGGTGTAGACAAGATACGAAATTGCGACGTCCCTATTCCGGCGTCCGGCATCCGGCGTCCGTTCTTTCTTCTGGGAAATCACCGCCGCGATCTGCGTTCCGCGTTCCGCAATCTCTATTCCGGCGTCCGGCGTCCGGCGTCCGTTTCTTTTCCTATAGCTTCACCACCGCATTCCACATTCCACGTTCAACATTCCACATTCCGCGATCCGCGATCCGCATTCCGCGTTCCTCTTCCACGAAAACAATCTACCTTTGCCGCCATGTCATTGAACGAAGAGATCAATAAACGGAAAACCTTTGCGATCATCTCTCACCCAGATGCCGGAAAGACAACGCTGACAGAGAAGTTTCTTCTTTTTGGAGGGGCCATCCAGACAGCGGGTGCAGTGAAGAATAACAAGATCACGAAGACAGCCGCGTCTGACTTCATGGATATCGAACGTCAACGTGGAATCTCGGTGGCTACATCGGTGATGGGCTTTGAGTATAAAGGACTCTTAATCAACCTCCTTGACACCCCAGGTCACAAAGACTTCGCGGAAGACACTTACCGAACACTGACTGCTGTAGACAGCGTCATTCTCGTAGTCGATAGTGTGAAAGGTGTGGAGGAGCAGACAAAGCGACTCATGGAGGTATGCCGTATGCGCGATACCCCTGTAATCATCTTCGTGAACAAGGTTGACCTTGAAGGACGTGATCCGTTTGATCTTTTGGATGAGCTAGAAAGCATGTTGAATATCAATGTGCGTCCGCTGAGTTGGCCTATTAGTAAAGGGTATAGCTTCAAAGGGGTGTACGATCTCTACAATAGTTCATTGAAGTTGTTTGAAGCGAACAAGACCAAAGTGGTTCACGAGCAGGTGGAAATTAAAGACCTTGATGACCCACAGCTTGATGAATTGGTAGGCGAACATGCCGATCAATTGCGCGAAGATGTTGACTTGATCCAAGGAGTGTATGAAGAGTTTGAAGACGAAGAGTACCTGCAA
Coding sequences within it:
- a CDS encoding glycosyltransferase family 4 protein is translated as MKKAHQIVTLVCVQDSPLDKAAQKEELSVIHVERNKKYFDFSSARKIGKIFNELNADVVWIRDTRDIDVCGWAKRFSKRKFKLLYQQAMQFGVSKKDPAHTFRFRQIDIWVAPLPFLADQVKNMTRFPKERIHTIPLAVNMDRFKQKSEKSEVRNELGLPTEALLLGNIGRIDPLKGQQFLIESFIILAQERADLHLLIMGDPTKNEGDAFIQKLKAIVANAELDSRVHFLPHRSDVEKAFGALDIFAMTSVGETFGMVTIEAMASGLPIIGTNTSGTPDLLGHGEIGMLYTPGNIDAFNSHVRALFDKELRTTLSRKSEEGSRRFEESVVVESLLGIL
- a CDS encoding DUF6924 domain-containing protein, with the protein product MGYFNTLVSAGKFAEADEFVRTERWKPSPGLTNAIATGGAERLVQSIVNGKAHWQGVEVDDATTPVIPHFPAIFLKEEASPFESDELVRYLQFGALSDRGPYTQYIEVEQEINEKTLQTLSKEGFNSIYFVVDSLTFAYPEPALLCKNSKITEALPFQIRVSIQDMAKLEEAISMGLLSWDELVLMVGDDGVISI
- a CDS encoding PQQ-dependent sugar dehydrogenase, which produces MSLFAQSPSPLEIELEPFITGMNDPVGIYHCGDDRLFIIEQDLGHIEVYDAMGNDLGTFLDIGGLISNGSERGLLGLAFHPDYSNNGFFFVNYTDGSGDTQVARYTVSGNPNVADAGSAELIINVDQPAGNHNGGHIAFGPDGFLYVALGDGGGQGDPNNYAQNPQNLLGKILRLDIDNGLPYSIPASNPFVGDATVLDEIWSIGFRNPWKFSFDRLTGDLWIGDVGQNDWEEVDFQEASSVGGENYGWRCYEGTDPYNTSGCAGAAAYVDPVAQVSHGGPYNWCSITGGHVYRGSEFPNMYGKYFFTDYCAGDFLALTPNGGGFDQDEVLLGQGFGWVAFGENMAGDLYVANLNGTIYKLVDPCGDLDPQISGNDVSLFTSGGDNYYWYQDGNLIAGANGSSFSPTEAGAYFCVVELADGCAAPTPTVNWGIVSGILGCTNPNSDNYNPSATIDDGTCIGPNGEECVADLDDNGLVNAADLLIFLGAFGQICD
- a CDS encoding tetratricopeptide repeat protein, encoding MHLKYLSILTAFIVVFSSCDPHSESSALLYEAQIVIKEYRNSSNQEALLDSAHTILDHAIELNSENIGAWELKSWVSFQQKNSADFIASTNKVLSYYHGDPQAHANAGNAFLMLGDDATGLSHLDTALTLF